A stretch of the Acidobacteriaceae bacterium genome encodes the following:
- the rbfA gene encoding 30S ribosome-binding factor RbfA, translated as MPEQRARQYHRDRVASTFTEEITAMLEGELSDPRIAPCYVTEVVLAPGGKSCRVFIAVYGDEKAENDTLAGLMAARNYIRTQIRERMAVRHVPELTFAIDRSEKIGARMDELLGRVGKHREKIQRKVAAAAQESHR; from the coding sequence ATGCCCGAGCAGAGAGCCAGACAATATCACCGTGACCGCGTCGCCAGCACCTTCACCGAGGAGATCACCGCGATGCTTGAAGGCGAGCTGTCCGACCCTCGCATCGCCCCCTGCTACGTCACTGAGGTGGTCCTCGCTCCCGGTGGTAAGAGCTGCCGTGTCTTCATCGCCGTGTATGGGGATGAGAAAGCCGAGAACGACACCCTGGCCGGCCTCATGGCAGCGCGCAACTACATCCGCACCCAAATCCGTGAGCGTATGGCCGTCCGTCATGTCCCTGAGCTCACCTTCGCCATCGATCGCTCCGAAAAAATTGGCGCCCGGATGGACGAGCTTCTGGGCCGCGTCGGCAAGCATCGCGAAAAGATCCAGCGCAAAGTAGCCGCTGCCGCACAGGAGAGCCATCGCTAA